ctttctgacccAAGGTTAACCGATTAGTTCACTGTTGTGCAGGGATTTTCCTGTGTCTGTTTTGGTGGTTGCTCCCCTACATggtcacacacatgcacaatgtCTGTTGCCTTTCATATTTTGTGACCCGTAAACGGCACTTGTAAAGGCAATTATGGGAGTTATTATTGAACTTTTTAAACACCTGGAgtcttttgaattattatttttttttttatccccctaCACATGGTGCTCTCTGTTCCTCAGTAACATGTCCAGACATTTACGTCGCCAATGGTCAGGTTGCCCCACAAGCGGTCATGTTTAACACCGTTGTTCAGATCACCTGCTCTCCTGGATTCAGTCTGAATGGAGCGCAGCAACTCCGCTGTGGAGCAGATGGTTCCTGGACGCCAAATGTTCCCACCTGTGAGCCAGGTAGGGGTTTTCTTTTTATTCCTGTGTTTCTACTGCCATTGTGAGCAAAGTTTTGTAATGGTTCTCCGTAACCCACTCTGGTAAACATTTGTTCAGTCCACACGAGCAGCTCTTCACTGAAGTGCAAATTCAGACTGTAATTAAACATCCTTTTGCAACTCACAAAATTTGGCTGTAAGAGACTCAATCTAATGCACGAATTGTGTAATTTGTTACTGAATTTTAAAGTAATTGCTGAAGTTCAGTCTTCCTCTTGGCATAAAATGGCACTTTTGGTTGTCGGCCAATGTAATAAGGTTCCTGTTTGTGCATGTGAGCTTCATTGAAAAGTGACGATTATGATTCACCcctacatatgtgtttttggtTAACCTACATGAGCACCCAATGTGACTTTCCTGAATGTAGTGTTCTGTTTCTCTGGTTTTCAGTATTTCAGAGTCCAGAATCCATGACCTGTTCAGCACCCGTGGTTGAAAATGGAGTGATAAAAGGTGGAGCCAAGCCATCGTACGAACCCAACGATACTGTTAGCATCATCTGCAAAGCTGGCTGTCGTATGATTGGTGCATCAGTGGCCAAATGTGGACCAGATGGCCAATGGCAGGGCTTGCCCCGTTGCCGCTTCACAGCAAAATTTCCTTGATGGCTATGACCAATCCTTGATGTATTAAATGCATAAACGTGACCAAACTTGACACGACTCATTCTTGACTTGTCTGTTTATGATCAGAATTTGGAAGCAAATCCAACATCAGATCAACTAAGAATGTTTTGAGTTTGCTGAAGCCTTCTGAAGGATTAATATCCAAGTATATTTAGTTCGCTTTTAGATCAAGAAAGTGGAAGATCATTAGTTATACGGGCAGCACAGTTTCCTTGATCTTTGGGATACTCCATGTTAAATGTCGTTATTTAACCCTCCACAAGCGCAGGATTCAGATCGCCGGTTCAGTAGAGCTTCGTTCCATCTGAAGATTAGCGTGGAGACCTGCTAGTGATAAGGATGGGCTTTGAGGAGTTTAACCATTTAGAAATGGTCAAAGCCAATATTTCTAACTAAATGGGAATGCACACAGTCTCCATGTAAGAGGAAATGGGGAAATTTCAGAATTCTTCAGCATTAATTTTGGTCCACTAGTTCTATCGCTCCATAGGAGTAGGCCCAGGGGAATGACTGGTTTCATGGCTCGATTGTGCTGCATGTGGATCAAATTCAATGGAAACAGGTCCCAAGGATTCCAGATCCCATTCATGACTTGCAGTGATGTAGTCTCAAATTTAGCCCTAGTCCATTGTCCACACATCTATGTCCAAAGATACAAATCTGTAGTTCAGCAGATTTAAGGTGGATATCTGTTGCCCATCATTTAGTTCTTTGCTACTGTCACTAAAATGTGTTTGATCTTTACTCTAGAAAACTGTATGGTTATGCCTGTAATGGTGGGTTCCAGGGAACAAGACTCAAACAGTTGCTGATGCTATGGCAATGTCCACCTAGGAATGATCTCTGAAGCACTTTAAAATCACTGCAATTATTGGCAGATGGGTCCAACAGGTGTCGAATAGGACTCAGGGctcacacatttttaattattgactAGGGATGTGCGGAAAgactaatttcactgacgtttaaatgtacattttggtgTCGACTTTTCTAAAAAGAAACCCTCAAAAGACATTGTATATCTGACCcgtttaaaatacttaatctgtTCCAAAAGCCACTAAATTCAGCTGTAAAGGTGCTTTTATCTGGGACGTGCTTGGcatgcattatgatcattgtacataCAAGAATAGGACGTTAAACGCATTCATTGTGaatacaggcatatttattgaaaacggGTAAATGATTAGgcagtgcaggaccaatagagcaaccctGATAGCCGGTTCTGAAtggaattcaccaagtaaaagttactgaacatattaaaacagtcagaacattgttgaaaataattaaccaGTCGGCCAAAtctatgagagagaaaaaaaaattgctgaAAAGTTGCACGTAGGGTACAACAGAGCTAAAGGTGCCCTGGGGTAAAGGGCTGCTTTTGATTTGATAATCtccaaaaacactaaatagcataaACTGACACAGGACTTTCCTAAACaactgtttgtcactatacactgcaaaatgttCCCGTTCCATGAGGTCTTTGTGCGCAATGTCTGAAGTTGGATTTTGAggtcatttaataatttttcgaatgttgcaaatttatgaagctaatgaaaatcctggaaataatcacatttatttaaaatgacaaaatacttCAAAATTTACGCCAACTTACCATCCAAAACAACCTTCTGTggtttcttttcacacaaattatgttgctacATATATAAAAGAATGTATCTTTATATATTTTGTGACCATAAAAAAAGCTTATTTCCCTTaagatgttctttttaaaatcaaactaaattaattcaatttaaagaTTTTCCTGTGAGAGACGGGGGAGTGACTTCACTGTTACTTACAGCTGATCGGTTCAGTATCAGTTATCAGTATCAAGTTGttttatttctgttgttttgtaaCCGTGGCCTGTCAAACACTATTGTGGCTGTTTCTTTTGAGCCAATCAGATGTAAGTGGAGACTCTAACCTGCTACACCTGGAGTCCTGCTTATTTAAAGAGGTGCTGGCTGCACTTCATGCCTGCTGCTGCCCCAGGAAACCTACTCCagtgtttagtgtttgtttgaTGTTTTCTTATTTGAAGATGATGGTGAGGGTTGTCTTGTTTAGTTTAAATAGATTACAGAAGACGGAGTAGGTTTTGACTGCTTTTTATGTTGGTCCCAAACTTGGGTCGTAACTGGCAAATGGAGTGATAAAAAATGGAGTGaagccgttgaacaaacgcaaagATACTGTGATCATCATC
This sequence is a window from Xyrauchen texanus isolate HMW12.3.18 chromosome 30, RBS_HiC_50CHRs, whole genome shotgun sequence. Protein-coding genes within it:
- the LOC127623711 gene encoding beta-2-glycoprotein 1-like, with the translated sequence MFNTVVQITCSPGFSLNGAQQLRCGADGSWTPNVPTCEPVFQSPESMTCSAPVVENGVIKGGAKPSYEPNDTVSIICKAGCRMIGASVAKCGPDGQWQGLPRCRFTAKFP